In a single window of the Zea mays cultivar B73 chromosome 5, Zm-B73-REFERENCE-NAM-5.0, whole genome shotgun sequence genome:
- the LOC109939932 gene encoding uncharacterized protein isoform X2 encodes MAPGSPASPSSFLLPMACCSSVELVPSSISSMAPLLISPWSLAPAFPLMARSAHRCRHALPRCPPHLNPSSSSCISSPIRSHGGALLTMLTTTASPKPLSSSLGLLDEMPLSARYCPHAMSLARVFVESSRVVDPCNPDVSASRFAVDLHSPRRNAVNPRPPSMSRLVLCLCDAMRAGGQHMRLTDPARTERW; translated from the exons ATGGCGCCTGGGTCCCCTGCATCTCCCTCATCGTTCCTGCTCCCTATGGCGTGCTGTAGCAGTGTCGAGCTAGTCCCATCCTCCATCTCGTCGATGGCTCCCCTGCTGATATCCCCATGGTCACTTGCCCCTGCGTTTCCCCTCATGGCGCGCTCTGCGCACCGTTGCCGGCATGCTCTACCTCGCTGTCCGCCCCATCTGAATCCGAGCAGCAGCTCGTGCATCAGTTCCCCAATACGTAGCCATGGTGGTGCTCTACTCACCATGCTAACCACAACAGCAAGCCCCAAGCCACTCTCCTCTTCACTCGGTCTGCTCGACGAAATGCCCCTCAGTGCACGCTACTGCCCCCATGCCATGTCACTTGCGCGAGTGTTCGTCGAGAGCAGCCGTGTCGTCGATCCATGCAACCCCGACGTCTCCGCGTCTCGCTTCGCCGTCGATCTGCACAGTCCCCGTCGCAATGCCGTCAATCCGCG TCCTCCGTCGATGTCGCGCCTCGTGCTATGCCTATGCGACGCAATGCGAGCCGGTGGACAGCACATGCGACTCACCGATCCGGCCAG
- the LOC109939932 gene encoding uncharacterized protein isoform X3, which translates to MAPGSPASPSSFLLPMACCSSVELVPSSISSMAPLLISPWSLAPAFPLMARSAHRCRHALPRCPPHLNPSSSSCISSPIRSHGGALLTMLTTTASPKPLSSSLGLLDEMPLSARYCPHAMSLARVFVESSRVVDPCNPDVSASRFAVDLHSPRRNAVNPRPPSMSRLVLCLCDAMRAGGQHMRLTDPARYSLG; encoded by the exons ATGGCGCCTGGGTCCCCTGCATCTCCCTCATCGTTCCTGCTCCCTATGGCGTGCTGTAGCAGTGTCGAGCTAGTCCCATCCTCCATCTCGTCGATGGCTCCCCTGCTGATATCCCCATGGTCACTTGCCCCTGCGTTTCCCCTCATGGCGCGCTCTGCGCACCGTTGCCGGCATGCTCTACCTCGCTGTCCGCCCCATCTGAATCCGAGCAGCAGCTCGTGCATCAGTTCCCCAATACGTAGCCATGGTGGTGCTCTACTCACCATGCTAACCACAACAGCAAGCCCCAAGCCACTCTCCTCTTCACTCGGTCTGCTCGACGAAATGCCCCTCAGTGCACGCTACTGCCCCCATGCCATGTCACTTGCGCGAGTGTTCGTCGAGAGCAGCCGTGTCGTCGATCCATGCAACCCCGACGTCTCCGCGTCTCGCTTCGCCGTCGATCTGCACAGTCCCCGTCGCAATGCCGTCAATCCGCG TCCTCCGTCGATGTCGCGCCTCGTGCTATGCCTATGCGACGCAATGCGAGCCGGTGGACAGCACATGCGACTCACCGATCCGGCCAG
- the LOC109939932 gene encoding uncharacterized protein isoform X1 translates to MAPGSPASPSSFLLPMACCSSVELVPSSISSMAPLLISPWSLAPAFPLMARSAHRCRHALPRCPPHLNPSSSSCISSPIRSHGGALLTMLTTTASPKPLSSSLGLLDEMPLSARYCPHAMSLARVFVESSRVVDPCNPDVSASRFAVDLHSPRRNAVNPRPPSMSRLVLCLCDAMRAGGQHMRLTDPARLLLFYLRFSR, encoded by the exons ATGGCGCCTGGGTCCCCTGCATCTCCCTCATCGTTCCTGCTCCCTATGGCGTGCTGTAGCAGTGTCGAGCTAGTCCCATCCTCCATCTCGTCGATGGCTCCCCTGCTGATATCCCCATGGTCACTTGCCCCTGCGTTTCCCCTCATGGCGCGCTCTGCGCACCGTTGCCGGCATGCTCTACCTCGCTGTCCGCCCCATCTGAATCCGAGCAGCAGCTCGTGCATCAGTTCCCCAATACGTAGCCATGGTGGTGCTCTACTCACCATGCTAACCACAACAGCAAGCCCCAAGCCACTCTCCTCTTCACTCGGTCTGCTCGACGAAATGCCCCTCAGTGCACGCTACTGCCCCCATGCCATGTCACTTGCGCGAGTGTTCGTCGAGAGCAGCCGTGTCGTCGATCCATGCAACCCCGACGTCTCCGCGTCTCGCTTCGCCGTCGATCTGCACAGTCCCCGTCGCAATGCCGTCAATCCGCG TCCTCCGTCGATGTCGCGCCTCGTGCTATGCCTATGCGACGCAATGCGAGCCGGTGGACAGCACATGCGACTCACCGATCCGGCCAGGTTGCTTTTGTTTTATTTACGATTTAGTCGATGA